CCCAGCAGTGCAGGGAAACCCAGCAAAATCCAGAGGTATGTTGTGACCTTGTGTGGCAGGGGAAGTGTTTCCCAGTGattttgggggtggaggaggaaggcCTGATTTAGAGATCCCTGTACTTTTATGAAGAGGGTTTCTCTGTAGTCCAGGCAGGGcactagctggggggggggtgaggtgggcccccgccaggggtGCAGGTGAGGGGTGGGGCACAAAATCAACTCCAAAATTTGTCCATCAACATGTCTAAATATAGAGGTGGTAATAATGAATATTATCATCTGTATATTTATTTGGTTCCAACTCCTCCAAGCAATCAGACTAACAGAACTTGTTTCTTCCTTAGGCGAGAGGCCCGCCAGTACGAGGGGGGAAAGGCTCCCACTTCAGGTAAGTGGAAATGCCAACAGAGTGCCCCATATTTTAGGAATGCTTCCTTCCTGTGTGCCCCCTCCCTCATGCGCCAGACTGGTGCTATCATCTGATTCCTCCGTTTcctttgcagggagggagcctttCCCCAACGTTTACTTCGTGCTGGCGAGATCCCTGGAGGGACGTGGCAAACGTGGCGAACATCAGGTACTGGGACAGAAGGAAGGGGTCCTTGTGGgacttcttttgggggggggtcataaAAAATGGGGCAGTAGGTTTTCATCCACCCCAGCCCCTTCTCATCAGATGCTTTCTGCTTCCTCCACAGGACCGCGcctccagggatgaggctccagCACCTGCTCCCGGGATCAAAAATGACAGAACATCGCGGCGGTTCCCAGAGCCTGATCCTGATCCTCGCCTGCCTCAGCCTCCGTCGGTTCTCCGTACGGGCAAGGCTCCTTCCCGGCCGTACTTggcgcagaagcagcagccaaggtTTCCCCCAATAAAAAACGCCTCAAGGGTGATTCCGGAGCCGGGGGAGACTTTGGCTGCTGCCTCTGTGCCAGGCCGGTCGGGGCAGAGCGCAGACGCCCGTACGGAGTTCAGGGTGGGGCAGTTATTAAGATCAGGTAGGATgaaatgcccccttcccaggtccccACCCTCCTGTCCCAGCCTGGGGCTCGCGTGGCTGGGAGCCAGGCTCCGGCTGATGTCTCCCTTTGTTTTGCAGCGAGGAGAAGGCTGAGCCTGGGAGCTGCCGCATCCCGGGAGGGCCTGGAGCCGAGGCAACAGCCTCTCGCCTCACAGGTAAGGGGACAGGGGGGTTTCATTGCTTTGCCGCTCTATGCTTGGCCGCTCACGATTTGCGGGTTTGGGGGGGCGTGGGCAGGTGGCACGTCggaatgtcaccccccttcagGATGGCACTTGGGGcagcccgccccccgccccccatcggTACGCCCCTGGCCACAAACAGGAttcgagcccaagagccctctgctCAGCTGGGACTTCCTGCAACGGCTTCTTGAAGCCTCATCCCTGGTCGTTTGGTCAGTGACAGACCATTCACACATTCAGGGATTTCTTCTTTCTTGCAGGGTATGTCTTCTGCAccgctgtggctgctgctgaagCCCCCTCCCCGCAAATAATACAGGtaagagggagaagggagaatttGCATGGAGCGGGGAGAACTCCCTGCTCCAGACTTACCGACCAACTGACTTAAAATCATGGCGTTCCTACGAGAATTGGCATCAAAATAACATGGGAGCAGTACAGAAATGGATAAGGCGGAGCTGTAACTGATAAGGAATGCAGTGCTCAAGGTTTGGGCAAGGAGGACAGACCTGGGCTAAAGCAAGTCTTCTTCTCCCACAGGCCACATCATGTATGCAACCGCCTGTACATGAAAGCCCGCCCCTTCCCCAACGGCCTGGCCGAGGACATCGACAAAGGCGACGTCTCGGCCCGGCCGGAGCTGAAGACACGGGCCCGTTACCTGGCCGAGAAGTACCAGTGGGATGTGGCTGAGGCCCGCAAGATCTGGTGCTTCGGCCTGGACGGCACTGGCCCCAACATCCTGGCGGACATCACCAAGGGGGTGCAGTACCTCAACGAGAGCAAGGACAGCGTTGTGGCAGGATTCCATTGGGCCACGAAGGAGGTAAGCAAGAGTGGGCGCCCCTCATCGCAGGGCGGTGGGCTGCCTGCGTCCTGCCTTCTTGGAATGGAGCAGGGACTTGTTGCAgtttcatcatcgtcatcatcatcatttattacttatattACTTATATATACTTAtatcatttattacttataccccaccatctggctgggttttcccagccgctctgggcggcttccaacaaaatattaaaatacaatagtccgtcaaacattaaaagcttccctaaacagggctgccttcagatgtcttctaaaagtctggtatagtggtacctctggttacgtacttaattcgttgccTGCTTCAGAGAGGAAGGACAGAAAAAGTTGGGTTGAATGCAAACTAGAAAACGATTTTCTCCCTCCAACCTCTCTCTTTTCTCCAGGGTGCCCTTTGCGAGGAAAACATGCGCGCCGTCCGCTTTGACGTGCACGACGTGACCCTGCACGCGGACGCCATCCACCGCGGAGGTGGCCAAATCATTCCCACAGCCAGAAGGTGCCTCTATGCCTGCGTGTTGACGGCTCAGCCCCGCCTCATGGAGCCCCTCTACCTTGTGGAGATCCAGGTGGGTAACTGGAGGCAGGCTGCGTTCTTAAGAGGCGTCGGCAGCCCACTGGCTTGACTCCGTGCAGTGCTGTAACCTATACCCACTTTCTCCCAGTGCCCAGAACAGGTTGTGGGTGGCATCTATGGCGTGCTGAACAGGAAGCGGGGACACGTCTTTGAGGAGTCCCAGGTGGCCGGGACCCCCATGTTTGTGGTCAAA
This genomic stretch from Podarcis muralis chromosome 18, rPodMur119.hap1.1, whole genome shotgun sequence harbors:
- the LOC144326070 gene encoding elongation factor 2-like — its product is MKARPFPNGLAEDIDKGDVSARPELKTRARYLAEKYQWDVAEARKIWCFGLDGTGPNILADITKGVQYLNESKDSVVAGFHWATKEGALCEENMRAVRFDVHDVTLHADAIHRGGGQIIPTARRCLYACVLTAQPRLMEPLYLVEIQCPEQVVGGIYGVLNRKRGHVFEESQVAGTPMFVVKAYLPVNESFGFTADLRSNTGGQAFPQCVFDHWQILPGDPFDSTSRPCQVVAETRKRKGLKEGIPALDNFLDKM
- the LOC114588635 gene encoding uncharacterized protein LOC114588635, with the protein product MKEAGEAQPLEIVPGRSREAAWQGCFFCPPREHNVLLPLQGRGLGNQQQPSSAGKPSKIQRREARQYEGGKAPTSGREPFPNVYFVLARSLEGRGKRGEHQDRASRDEAPAPAPGIKNDRTSRRFPEPDPDPRLPQPPSVLRTGKAPSRPYLAQKQQPRFPPIKNASRVIPEPGETLAAASVPGRSGQSADARTEFRVGQLLRSARRRLSLGAAASREGLEPRQQPLASQGMSSAPLWLLLKPPPRK